In bacterium, a genomic segment contains:
- a CDS encoding MoaD/ThiS family protein: MARVIFGSALRRYTGGVGEVEVEATTVRSLINALDRRFPGLGEHLGSGMAVAIDGEIMTDALYEPVPEGAEVHFLPPIGGG, translated from the coding sequence ATGGCCCGGGTGATCTTCGGATCGGCGCTGCGGCGCTACACCGGAGGGGTCGGAGAGGTCGAGGTCGAGGCCACCACGGTGCGCTCGCTGATCAACGCCCTGGACCGGCGGTTTCCCGGCCTCGGGGAGCATCTGGGGTCAGGGATGGCGGTGGCGATCGACGGCGAGATCATGACCGATGCCCTATACGAGCCTGTGCCCGAGGGTGCCGAGGTCCACTTCCTTCCGCCCATCGGAGGCGGCTGA